One window of the Anaeromyxobacter dehalogenans 2CP-C genome contains the following:
- a CDS encoding FG-GAP repeat domain-containing protein, whose product MLPPALLAALALAALPARAQAPGAAPPALTAAAEALADALGPPPDGRRALTLSVETRARALAAPLEAALEAALARRGYAVTPARVPASEAEEAARASGQDWLLRVQAGLVPGRRELSLVGEAIPAWASFFLQHRPGARAIPPRLVQARAPADPDALLLAREDRPAGAGFASVRAIGQVPDEVLAVAVGEPGEAGVRAIVAVTASEAWVISTAGAPVARRPLDPGERTPVRAPAAALAVGDFGGGRIAVRLAGAARGEVLALRDGALQPAGALDGTPLCAAEGLRVWGAFAPGRGELLDRLAADPAGVTPAAAPADAAAPAAPRRLYRATAAPHGGRVAVAALGVDGRLDLLGADLAPAAPPLRGVGAGLALADLDGDGAAELVASEPGPGAPDRVRVLRTSGGPPLAESGPIAGRILAGAGGDLTGDGVDDAVLASIAAGPDGRPVTTLLLVSADAREAR is encoded by the coding sequence GTGCTCCCGCCCGCGCTGCTCGCCGCCCTCGCGCTCGCCGCCCTCCCCGCCCGCGCCCAGGCGCCCGGCGCCGCGCCCCCGGCGCTCACCGCCGCCGCCGAGGCGCTCGCGGACGCGCTCGGGCCGCCGCCGGACGGCCGGCGCGCGCTGACGCTCTCGGTGGAGACGCGGGCGCGTGCGCTGGCGGCGCCGCTCGAGGCCGCGCTGGAGGCGGCGCTCGCCCGGCGCGGCTACGCCGTGACCCCGGCCCGCGTCCCGGCCAGCGAGGCCGAGGAGGCGGCGCGCGCCTCCGGCCAGGACTGGCTCCTGCGCGTGCAGGCCGGGCTGGTGCCGGGGCGGCGCGAGCTGTCGCTGGTCGGCGAGGCGATCCCGGCCTGGGCGTCGTTCTTCCTGCAGCACCGCCCGGGCGCGCGCGCCATCCCGCCGCGGCTGGTGCAGGCCCGGGCGCCCGCGGATCCGGACGCGCTGCTGCTCGCCCGCGAGGACCGGCCGGCCGGCGCGGGCTTCGCGAGCGTGCGCGCGATCGGGCAGGTGCCGGACGAGGTCCTGGCGGTCGCGGTGGGCGAGCCGGGCGAGGCCGGCGTCCGCGCGATCGTGGCCGTGACCGCGTCGGAGGCCTGGGTGATCTCCACCGCCGGCGCGCCGGTGGCGCGGCGCCCGCTCGACCCGGGGGAGCGCACGCCGGTGCGCGCGCCCGCCGCCGCGCTGGCGGTGGGCGACTTCGGCGGCGGGCGGATCGCGGTGCGCCTGGCGGGCGCGGCGCGCGGCGAGGTGCTCGCGCTCCGCGACGGCGCGCTCCAGCCCGCCGGCGCGCTCGACGGCACCCCGCTCTGCGCCGCCGAGGGCCTGCGCGTGTGGGGCGCGTTCGCGCCCGGGCGCGGCGAGCTGCTCGACCGGCTCGCCGCCGATCCGGCCGGCGTGACGCCGGCAGCCGCCCCAGCGGACGCCGCCGCGCCGGCCGCGCCGCGGCGCCTCTACCGCGCGACCGCGGCGCCGCACGGCGGCCGCGTGGCCGTCGCCGCGCTGGGCGTGGACGGCCGGCTCGACCTGCTCGGCGCCGACCTCGCGCCCGCCGCCCCGCCGCTCCGCGGCGTGGGCGCCGGCCTGGCGCTCGCGGATCTCGACGGCGACGGCGCGGCGGAGCTGGTGGCGTCCGAGCCCGGCCCCGGGGCGCCCGATCGCGTCCGCGTGCTGCGCACCTCCGGCGGCCCGCCGCTCGCCGAGTCGGGCCCGATCGCCGGGCGCATCCTGGCGGGCGCCGGCGGGGACCTCACCGGCGACGGCGTGGACGACGCGGTCCTCGCGTCGATCGCCGCCGGCCCGGACGGCCGGCCGGTCACGACGCTCCTGCTGGTGAGCGCGGACGCGCGGGAGGCCCGGTGA
- a CDS encoding penicillin-binding protein 1A, producing the protein MDTPSHPATPPPAAVRAAEGEEPPRVRRRISRKSKRLLRAAALTVLAGGLLGGGLLVAWTRELPAFDGLKDYAPLVSTRVFGADGEEVFQFARERRTVVPIDGIPDVLKKAVLAAEDARFYEHEGVNYLAIARCAAKGLLGGGVKCGGSTITQQVVKTFLLPTEWRVKRKVKELVLAPRLEQNLTKDEILYLYLNQIYFGHRRYGVEEASRFYFGKGVKDLTLGEAAALAGVIQSPMRWSPVNHPARAKERQKYVLRRMMEEGFITRAQAEAEAARAIRTRPPPEDPPGAWYADAVRKYLDERYGAEVVETQGLQVDVAMDARLQAAAETALEGALRAVDKRQGWRGPLLHLDRPRVEAALPLWRKRLEAIEPGPGDVYVWDLGRVNPDQIEPGEDAEQERDVARMARARRLEDGGVYAGLVREVDDRAAVVDLGNARGEVTLAQAAWARKWNPTSATAAPKKLSTVLQPGDVVNVRVVPGKVPAARTAAAGKPLPLALEQTPLVQGALVAIDPATRGVRALVGGLDFQASQFNRATQARRQPGSAMKPFVWGAAIESRRFTPATVVYDTPDLYRDPWTGKEWKPRNFEKDQFDGPMLLASALAHSKNTVSVKLVDALGVDAVIGFSKRMGIASELPRNLTLALGTGEVLPIELVNAYASLAANGFQTPPLVVLRVRDRTGKVLEEQRPVAPPAPSPDGAVVVTASAVDPAGAPAAPAAAPTPAAPAAAPAPADAAAGALAAAAPAIAGAGATAAPAPFVVPASGTRPDVSYVVTSMLRGVIEGGTGAAARVLARPAAGKTGTAQDHRDAWFVGYTPELVAGVWVGFDDHSPLGPRETGAVAALPAWIAFMQGALGGRPATDFDPVPGVELARVDPQSGMLAPPDQAGAPALPFLSGTAPAQEASSHPGSAPQNFFMDDH; encoded by the coding sequence GTGGACACCCCCTCCCACCCCGCCACACCGCCCCCGGCCGCCGTCCGCGCCGCCGAGGGCGAGGAGCCGCCGCGCGTGCGCCGTCGCATCTCCCGCAAGTCGAAGCGGCTCCTCCGCGCCGCCGCCCTGACCGTGCTCGCCGGCGGGCTGCTCGGCGGCGGCCTGCTCGTCGCCTGGACCCGGGAGCTGCCCGCGTTCGACGGCCTGAAGGACTACGCGCCGCTCGTCTCCACCCGCGTCTTCGGCGCCGACGGCGAGGAGGTGTTCCAGTTCGCCCGCGAGCGCCGCACCGTGGTGCCGATCGACGGCATCCCGGACGTGCTGAAGAAGGCGGTGCTCGCGGCGGAGGACGCGCGCTTCTACGAGCACGAGGGCGTGAACTACCTCGCCATCGCGCGCTGCGCGGCGAAGGGGCTGCTGGGCGGCGGCGTGAAGTGCGGCGGCTCGACCATCACGCAGCAGGTGGTGAAGACGTTCCTGCTGCCCACCGAGTGGCGCGTGAAGCGCAAGGTGAAGGAGCTCGTGCTCGCGCCGCGGCTCGAGCAGAACCTGACCAAGGACGAGATCCTCTACCTGTACCTGAACCAGATCTACTTCGGGCACCGGCGCTACGGCGTGGAGGAGGCGAGCCGCTTCTACTTCGGCAAGGGCGTGAAGGACCTCACGCTCGGCGAGGCGGCGGCGCTGGCCGGCGTGATCCAGTCGCCCATGCGCTGGTCGCCGGTGAACCACCCCGCCCGCGCCAAGGAGCGGCAGAAGTACGTGCTGCGCCGGATGATGGAGGAGGGCTTCATCACGCGGGCGCAGGCCGAGGCCGAGGCGGCGCGCGCCATCCGCACGCGCCCGCCGCCGGAGGATCCGCCCGGCGCCTGGTACGCGGACGCGGTCCGGAAGTACCTGGACGAGCGCTACGGCGCCGAGGTGGTCGAGACGCAGGGGCTCCAGGTGGACGTGGCCATGGACGCGCGGCTGCAGGCGGCCGCCGAGACCGCGCTCGAGGGCGCGCTGCGCGCCGTGGACAAGCGCCAGGGCTGGCGGGGCCCGCTCCTCCACCTCGACCGGCCGCGGGTGGAGGCGGCGCTCCCGCTCTGGCGCAAGCGGCTCGAGGCGATCGAGCCGGGCCCGGGCGACGTGTACGTGTGGGACCTCGGGCGCGTGAACCCCGACCAGATCGAGCCGGGCGAGGACGCGGAGCAGGAGCGCGACGTGGCGCGCATGGCGCGCGCGCGCCGGCTGGAGGACGGCGGCGTCTACGCCGGCCTGGTGCGGGAGGTGGACGACCGGGCCGCGGTGGTGGACCTGGGCAACGCGCGCGGCGAGGTGACGCTGGCGCAGGCCGCCTGGGCCCGCAAGTGGAACCCGACCTCCGCCACCGCCGCGCCGAAGAAGCTGTCCACGGTGCTGCAGCCGGGCGACGTGGTGAACGTGCGCGTGGTGCCGGGGAAGGTGCCGGCCGCGCGCACCGCGGCCGCCGGCAAGCCGCTGCCGCTCGCGCTGGAGCAGACCCCGCTCGTGCAGGGCGCGCTGGTGGCCATCGACCCGGCCACCCGCGGCGTGCGCGCGCTGGTGGGCGGGCTCGACTTCCAGGCGTCCCAGTTCAACCGCGCCACGCAGGCGCGCCGGCAGCCTGGCAGCGCCATGAAGCCGTTCGTGTGGGGCGCCGCCATCGAGTCGCGCCGCTTCACCCCGGCCACGGTGGTCTACGACACCCCCGACCTCTACCGCGACCCGTGGACCGGCAAGGAGTGGAAGCCGCGCAACTTCGAGAAGGACCAGTTCGACGGCCCCATGCTGCTGGCCTCGGCGCTGGCCCACTCCAAGAACACCGTCTCGGTGAAGCTGGTGGACGCGCTCGGGGTGGACGCGGTCATCGGCTTCTCGAAGCGGATGGGGATCGCGTCCGAGCTGCCGCGCAACCTCACGCTCGCGCTCGGGACCGGCGAGGTGCTGCCCATCGAGCTGGTGAACGCGTACGCGAGCCTCGCGGCGAACGGCTTCCAGACGCCGCCGCTGGTGGTGCTGCGCGTGCGCGACCGCACCGGCAAGGTGCTGGAGGAGCAGCGGCCGGTCGCGCCGCCGGCGCCGTCCCCGGACGGCGCGGTGGTGGTGACCGCGTCCGCCGTCGATCCGGCCGGCGCCCCCGCGGCCCCGGCCGCCGCGCCCACCCCCGCCGCCCCTGCGGCCGCCCCGGCCCCCGCGGACGCGGCCGCCGGCGCGCTCGCCGCCGCGGCCCCGGCGATCGCCGGCGCGGGCGCCACCGCCGCCCCCGCGCCGTTCGTGGTCCCGGCCTCGGGCACCCGGCCCGACGTCTCGTACGTCGTCACCTCGATGCTGCGGGGCGTGATCGAGGGCGGGACGGGCGCCGCCGCGCGCGTGCTGGCGCGGCCCGCCGCCGGCAAGACCGGCACCGCCCAGGACCACCGCGACGCCTGGTTCGTCGGCTACACGCCGGAGCTGGTCGCGGGCGTGTGGGTCGGCTTCGACGACCACTCGCCGCTCGGGCCGCGCGAGACCGGCGCGGTGGCGGCGCTCCCGGCGTGGATCGCGTTCATGCAGGGCGCGCTGGGCGGACGGCCCGCGACCGACTTCGATCCGGTGCCCGGCGTCGAGCTGGCGCGGGTCGATCCGCAGAGCGGCATGCTCGCCCCGCCCGACCAGGCCGGCGCCCCCGCGCTGCCGTTCCTCTCCGGCACCGCGCCGGCGCAGGAGGCCTCGTCGCACCCCGGCTCCGCGCCGCAGAACTTCTTCATGGACGACCATTGA
- a CDS encoding ABC transporter substrate-binding protein yields MIRRAAALCLALSLGAGLARRAAAAVPPASGGELRVLLPATPRVGDPAQATAPQDLALVRALQATLVELDAGGGLAPGLLAELPAPEPGGVAYRLRLRPGLRFGDGTPLRAADVAASLARLLARSGPAREPSPHAWVLLPVAGADAVLDGRAAAPAGLEVLSDLELRIVLAFPFPELPWALAALPSAVVSSRGAGAGPFVLDGRDARGVRLAPNPHALRGLPFADRLLLGAAGARDAARALERGQAELALRPEAVSDGAVPAAPLTVTVLALQRSRLGAGTEAVRRALEAVDRGELARRFVRGPSAPLETLVPPALLPGRPRPLPAPLATTPAPRQLTLLVPAGAPEARAAADRLQVKLHDAGIRASVEEAPPERFAARLAAGDCEVAVVSVPVLGLRPALAAGQVALATRGPAAARRAMAALAGLDGPAALARAAELERSLDLVPLFASGQRASPAPALQGASPRADGGIDPGDLWLLGGGAR; encoded by the coding sequence GTGATCCGGCGCGCCGCCGCGCTCTGCCTCGCGCTCTCGCTCGGCGCCGGCCTGGCCCGCCGCGCCGCGGCCGCGGTCCCGCCCGCCTCGGGCGGCGAGCTCCGCGTGCTGCTCCCCGCGACGCCGCGCGTGGGCGATCCGGCGCAGGCCACCGCGCCCCAGGACCTGGCGCTGGTGCGCGCGCTGCAGGCGACGCTCGTGGAGCTCGACGCCGGCGGCGGCCTCGCGCCGGGCCTGCTCGCCGAGCTCCCCGCGCCCGAGCCGGGCGGGGTTGCCTACCGGCTGCGCCTCCGCCCCGGGCTGCGCTTCGGCGACGGCACGCCGCTCCGCGCCGCCGACGTGGCGGCGAGCCTGGCGCGCCTGCTCGCGCGGAGCGGCCCCGCGCGCGAGCCGTCCCCGCACGCCTGGGTGCTGCTCCCGGTCGCGGGCGCGGACGCGGTGCTGGACGGGCGCGCCGCCGCGCCGGCGGGGCTCGAGGTGCTCTCGGACCTGGAGCTGCGCATCGTGCTCGCGTTCCCGTTCCCGGAGCTCCCCTGGGCGCTCGCCGCGCTCCCCTCGGCGGTGGTGTCGTCGCGCGGCGCGGGCGCCGGCCCGTTCGTGCTCGACGGGCGCGACGCGCGCGGCGTCCGGCTCGCGCCCAACCCGCACGCGCTGCGCGGCCTCCCGTTCGCCGACCGCCTGCTGCTCGGCGCCGCCGGCGCGCGGGACGCGGCGCGCGCGCTCGAGCGCGGCCAGGCGGAGCTGGCCCTCCGGCCGGAGGCGGTCTCGGACGGCGCCGTCCCCGCCGCGCCGCTCACCGTCACCGTGCTGGCGCTCCAGCGGTCGCGCCTGGGCGCGGGCACCGAGGCGGTGCGGCGCGCGCTGGAGGCGGTGGACCGGGGCGAGCTGGCCCGCCGCTTCGTGCGCGGCCCCTCCGCGCCGCTCGAGACGCTGGTGCCCCCGGCCCTCCTGCCCGGCCGGCCGCGCCCGCTCCCGGCGCCGCTCGCGACCACGCCGGCCCCGCGGCAGCTCACCCTGCTCGTCCCGGCCGGCGCGCCCGAGGCCCGGGCCGCCGCGGATCGCCTGCAGGTGAAGCTCCACGACGCGGGGATCCGCGCCTCGGTGGAGGAGGCGCCGCCGGAGCGCTTCGCGGCGCGCCTCGCCGCCGGCGACTGCGAGGTGGCGGTCGTCTCGGTCCCGGTCCTCGGGCTGCGCCCGGCGCTCGCCGCCGGCCAGGTGGCGCTGGCCACCCGCGGGCCGGCCGCCGCGCGCCGCGCCATGGCCGCGCTCGCGGGGCTCGACGGCCCGGCCGCGCTGGCGCGCGCCGCCGAGCTGGAGCGGTCGCTCGATCTCGTGCCGCTGTTCGCGTCGGGCCAGCGCGCCTCGCCCGCGCCCGCGCTGCAGGGCGCGTCGCCGCGCGCCGACGGCGGGATCGACCCGGGCGATCTCTGGCTGCTGGGGGGAGGCGCGCGATGA